From Oceanipulchritudo coccoides, the proteins below share one genomic window:
- the ccoN gene encoding cytochrome-c oxidase, cbb3-type subunit I, which translates to MSSSVSTRRVIEYDDHHVRLFVLAGIFWGLIGMVVGVLIAFQLNFSFLNLNMSWLSFGRLRPLHTNGAIFAFVGNMLFAGIYHSTQRLCKVRTANDLLTKIHFWGWQVIIVGAAITLPLGLTQGKEYAELIWPLDILVAVIWVIFGINFFWTLAKRNEPTLYVAIWFYIATIITVAMLYVVNNLALPTSLVHSYPIFGGVKDALIQWWYGHNAVAFFLTTPILGIMYYYIPKAANRPVYSYRLSVVHFWSLVFIYIWAGPHHLLNTSLPHWLQALGMLFSLMLWAPSWGGMLNGLLTLRGAWDQLRRDPVLKFFAAGVTFYGMATFEGPLLSIRAVNYLSHYTDWTIGHVHSGTLGWNGFMAAGMFYYLAPRLWKTKLYSVSLANMHFWIGTVGILLYVASMWASGITQGLMLNGAVENGTVLAYPNFLDTLNSIRPLMLTRAIGGTLYLVGWVMLMYNIYKTVAGKEPVNGTITVEVEEQEETRELEGSIGLLGTIFNWPVFYSSAVIVGMCLWFFGNDLLLLLGIITTILFCLIGIVHFQATSAKWSDWYERLLGNWAPFSILVLVAVAIGGMIQIIPTIVVQNAANLEDRVQVPYTPLELAGRNIYISEGCYNCHSQQIRMMMPDVLRYGDYSRLGESIYDHPFQWGSKRTGPDLAREGGKRPNVWHYDHMNKPTDISPGSNMPPYPAMLEKSVDWSRIPGKVAAMRTLGVPYPDWSDEEVLALVSEQANEIVADLEANFRSTEPDRQIVALIAYLQKLGTYEDASLAAARLDQ; encoded by the coding sequence ATGAGTTCTTCTGTTAGTACCAGACGGGTCATCGAATACGATGACCACCACGTGCGACTATTTGTCCTTGCAGGAATTTTCTGGGGTTTGATCGGCATGGTGGTCGGCGTCCTGATTGCCTTCCAGCTCAACTTCTCGTTCCTGAACCTGAACATGTCGTGGCTGAGCTTCGGTCGCCTGCGGCCCCTGCACACCAACGGGGCGATCTTCGCTTTTGTGGGGAACATGCTCTTTGCAGGCATCTATCACTCGACCCAGCGACTTTGCAAAGTCAGGACCGCCAACGACTTGCTCACAAAGATCCATTTCTGGGGCTGGCAGGTGATTATTGTCGGAGCGGCCATCACGCTCCCGCTGGGACTGACCCAAGGCAAGGAATACGCTGAGTTAATCTGGCCCCTCGATATCCTCGTGGCCGTGATCTGGGTCATTTTCGGAATCAACTTCTTCTGGACGCTTGCCAAACGGAATGAGCCGACCCTCTACGTGGCCATCTGGTTCTACATCGCGACAATCATCACGGTGGCGATGCTGTACGTGGTCAACAACCTCGCCCTGCCCACTTCGCTGGTCCACAGCTACCCGATTTTTGGCGGCGTGAAGGATGCGTTGATCCAGTGGTGGTACGGTCACAACGCGGTGGCCTTCTTCCTCACGACACCGATCCTCGGTATCATGTATTACTACATTCCGAAGGCAGCCAACCGGCCGGTGTACAGTTACCGGCTGAGCGTGGTCCACTTCTGGTCGCTGGTCTTTATTTATATCTGGGCTGGCCCGCATCACCTGCTCAACACGTCGCTCCCGCATTGGCTGCAAGCCCTTGGAATGCTCTTTTCCCTCATGCTTTGGGCACCCAGCTGGGGTGGCATGCTCAATGGCCTCCTGACCCTGCGTGGCGCATGGGACCAGCTCCGGCGGGACCCCGTACTGAAGTTTTTTGCCGCCGGGGTGACATTTTATGGCATGGCCACTTTTGAAGGTCCGCTCCTTTCGATCCGCGCGGTCAACTATCTGAGCCACTACACGGATTGGACCATCGGGCATGTTCACAGCGGGACCCTTGGCTGGAACGGCTTCATGGCAGCGGGTATGTTCTACTACCTGGCGCCACGGCTCTGGAAGACCAAGCTCTATTCGGTGAGTCTGGCCAATATGCATTTCTGGATCGGCACGGTGGGAATCCTCCTCTACGTCGCATCCATGTGGGCCAGCGGTATCACTCAGGGCCTGATGCTCAACGGCGCGGTTGAGAATGGTACCGTTCTCGCCTACCCGAACTTCCTCGACACCCTGAATTCGATCCGCCCGCTGATGCTCACCCGGGCCATTGGGGGAACGCTCTATCTGGTTGGCTGGGTCATGCTGATGTATAACATCTACAAGACCGTCGCCGGGAAGGAACCGGTCAATGGCACGATCACGGTTGAAGTCGAGGAGCAGGAAGAGACCCGCGAGCTCGAGGGCTCAATTGGCCTGCTCGGGACAATCTTCAACTGGCCCGTTTTCTATTCCTCCGCCGTCATTGTTGGCATGTGCCTGTGGTTCTTCGGGAACGACCTTCTTTTGCTCCTGGGGATAATCACCACGATCCTGTTCTGCCTCATTGGCATTGTTCACTTTCAGGCGACCTCCGCCAAGTGGAGTGACTGGTACGAGCGCCTTCTTGGCAACTGGGCCCCATTTTCCATATTGGTTCTGGTCGCCGTGGCGATTGGCGGGATGATCCAGATCATTCCGACAATTGTCGTGCAGAATGCCGCCAACCTCGAGGACCGGGTGCAGGTGCCCTACACGCCACTTGAGCTGGCCGGGCGCAATATATATATTTCCGAAGGGTGCTACAATTGCCACAGCCAGCAAATCCGGATGATGATGCCGGATGTCCTGCGCTACGGAGATTATTCACGGCTTGGAGAGTCCATTTATGACCATCCTTTCCAATGGGGTTCCAAGCGGACCGGTCCGGACCTGGCACGGGAGGGCGGAAAGCGGCCAAATGTGTGGCATTACGACCACATGAACAAACCAACCGACATTTCCCCGGGTTCAAACATGCCACCTTATCCAGCCATGCTGGAAAAGTCTGTCGACTGGAGCCGTATTCCGGGGAAAGTCGCCGCGATGCGGACCCTCGGAGTCCCCTACCCCGACTGGAGCGACGAGGAAGTCCTCGCGCTGGTCAGCGAGCAAGCCAACGAGATTGTGGCCGATCTTGAGGCAAACTTCCGGAGCACCGAGCCGGACCGGCAGATTGTCGCTTTGATCGCCTATCTGCAAAAGCTGGGCACCTACGAGGACGCATCCCTTGCCGCCGCACGACTGGATCAATAA
- a CDS encoding M48 family metallopeptidase, giving the protein MKRLLYLFLLVAFCGCASGPTFFSEDYLAGMAATEFSKIKEQFPISNDPAGTAMVNRVSSRIAQTLGDEMPDADWEYVLLEDEAANAFAMPGGKIAVFTGLLELVDSDDELAAVVGHEIAHVLLKHANQRMSAELIRGGIGVLVAVGTSEMEDENRALALAAYGIGSQVGIMLPYSRSHETQSDRMGLIIAARSGFDPRAAITFWKKMAEASSSSLPEFLSTHPGYETRIETLTEAMPEALRYYQASKRP; this is encoded by the coding sequence ATGAAGCGCCTTCTTTACCTGTTCCTGCTCGTCGCATTTTGTGGCTGTGCCTCCGGCCCGACTTTCTTTTCAGAGGATTATCTGGCCGGCATGGCGGCGACCGAGTTCTCCAAAATCAAGGAGCAATTTCCGATTTCAAATGATCCTGCGGGCACGGCCATGGTAAACCGCGTGAGCAGCCGTATCGCCCAGACACTTGGCGATGAAATGCCGGATGCCGATTGGGAATACGTCCTGCTTGAGGATGAAGCCGCCAATGCCTTTGCCATGCCGGGCGGGAAAATAGCTGTATTCACGGGACTCCTCGAGCTGGTTGACTCGGATGACGAGCTGGCGGCCGTTGTCGGTCACGAGATTGCCCACGTCCTCCTCAAGCACGCCAACCAGCGTATGTCCGCGGAATTGATCCGGGGCGGCATCGGGGTGCTGGTGGCCGTCGGAACCAGCGAGATGGAGGATGAAAACCGGGCCCTCGCCCTGGCCGCCTACGGCATCGGCTCGCAAGTCGGCATCATGCTTCCCTACAGCCGCTCGCACGAAACCCAATCCGACCGCATGGGGCTCATAATCGCAGCCCGTTCGGGGTTTGATCCACGGGCCGCAATCACGTTCTGGAAGAAGATGGCGGAAGCAAGCAGCTCCTCTCTCCCCGAGTTCCTTTCAACACACCCCGGTTACGAAACGCGCATCGAGACATTGACCGAAGCCATGCCCGAGGCGTTGCGCTATTACCAGGCGAGCAAGAGGCCCTGA
- a CDS encoding HD domain-containing protein: MTPEFSLDSIPTHDPKAVEAAILDIARDCFPGQDLERISKLMDAVSELYKGNIHPYQASDMAYHDFEHTLQVTLCWARMFASLKMHKPDLPVVYADFLLGIASCLLHDTGYLKETDDPSGTGAKYVLIHEHRSCHIARRFLMSLQWPEEAISVIQRLIASTGPRAIVEGIPYTTPTEKTLAQMLATADFLAQMSDPQYLDKLPSLYKEFEEFDRLRGLSQTERPFPNLDSLVSSTPGFWFQFVLPRLKIDYGGVYRFLNNPYPDGPNVYVIHAEANIEALQPNESEE, encoded by the coding sequence ATGACTCCTGAATTTTCCCTAGATTCCATTCCCACGCATGATCCTAAAGCTGTCGAGGCAGCTATTCTGGATATCGCGCGGGATTGTTTTCCGGGGCAGGATCTCGAGCGGATCAGCAAGCTCATGGATGCGGTTTCGGAGCTTTACAAGGGAAACATCCATCCGTACCAGGCCAGTGACATGGCCTACCATGACTTTGAGCACACCCTGCAGGTAACGCTCTGCTGGGCGCGCATGTTTGCCTCCCTGAAGATGCACAAGCCGGATCTGCCGGTGGTGTATGCGGATTTTCTGTTGGGGATCGCCTCCTGCCTTCTTCACGACACGGGCTATTTGAAGGAAACGGATGATCCAAGTGGAACCGGAGCCAAGTATGTGCTCATCCATGAACATCGCAGTTGCCACATTGCCCGCCGGTTCCTGATGAGCCTGCAGTGGCCGGAAGAAGCCATTTCAGTCATCCAGCGGCTGATTGCCTCAACGGGGCCACGGGCCATCGTTGAAGGAATTCCCTACACAACTCCGACCGAGAAGACACTGGCCCAGATGCTCGCCACAGCGGACTTTCTGGCGCAAATGTCCGATCCGCAGTACCTCGACAAGCTGCCCTCCCTCTACAAGGAATTTGAAGAATTCGACCGCCTCCGCGGATTGAGCCAGACTGAGCGGCCATTTCCCAATCTGGACAGCCTTGTCTCAAGCACACCCGGCTTCTGGTTTCAGTTTGTCCTTCCAAGGCTGAAGATTGATTACGGCGGGGTTTATCGATTCCTCAACAATCCCTACCCGGACGGTCCCAATGTCTATGTCATCCACGCGGAGGCCAATATCGAGGCCCTCCAGCCCAACGAATCCGAGGAATAA
- the coaE gene encoding dephospho-CoA kinase (Dephospho-CoA kinase (CoaE) performs the final step in coenzyme A biosynthesis.), which produces MMNIGLTGGIGCGKSTALAFFKEAGATVVETDAIVRQLLASDAGLIAEIEQSFGSGVIDKEGRVDRSRLGAKVFRNSKALAILESLVHPRVRQQWMRELAKNHPVLIVEIPLLFEKDLQGYFSTTLCVSSYPELQFARLKARGMSESQIQYRKDSQLSLDEKMSRADIILHNNGSPEHLREQVEHTMRLLQR; this is translated from the coding sequence ATGATGAATATCGGGCTGACAGGTGGAATCGGATGCGGTAAGTCGACTGCATTGGCCTTTTTCAAGGAGGCGGGAGCAACCGTTGTTGAGACGGATGCCATCGTCCGCCAGCTGCTCGCCTCGGACGCCGGGTTGATCGCTGAAATCGAACAGTCCTTTGGTTCCGGGGTGATCGACAAGGAAGGAAGAGTTGACAGGTCAAGGCTTGGAGCTAAGGTCTTTCGTAATTCCAAGGCCTTAGCCATTCTGGAATCTCTCGTGCATCCCCGGGTCCGCCAACAGTGGATGCGGGAGCTGGCGAAAAACCATCCGGTCCTGATCGTTGAGATCCCTCTTTTGTTTGAAAAGGACCTCCAAGGTTATTTTTCCACAACCCTTTGCGTGAGTAGCTATCCGGAACTTCAATTTGCACGGCTGAAAGCCAGAGGAATGAGTGAATCACAAATCCAATACCGTAAAGACAGCCAACTCAGCCTGGACGAAAAGATGAGCAGGGCGGACATTATCCTCCATAATAATGGGTCACCTGAGCATTTGCGAGAACAGGTGGAGCACACCATGCGGCTGCTTCAGCGGTAA
- the rho gene encoding transcription termination factor Rho, whose product MSSDQSDLEFEAQPPAKKKTAAKKVTRKRAARKTATKKTARKKVESDGNSSTAEDKSSSSREPALSPPPVVKDKDVPEVYSSDLDTPPPKPVERAKETSAHEETDRKQNDGPSRPSRQGQNSSRDKDSDGRGRRGDNRGNKGYRQKPYTPGNQKKGPGPGNQPKGKRRDKRRQRDGDRRPRKKREGPAIRAEWGELPSLEALQKLETIEVLATEITDTSKEPIFLDDIWTQPFLELREWAQKEYDLGDRTFSVRQSLVEAILDAAFEKKQPLHCRGIVEILEDGTALVVYENDNYQIRPASAFLPKALVRKYAVKKGTIIEAQFHPRRKALPDDAIDKLKKAGRGNEEIDAIPDGVEEDLAAEALAALFPQNDYMQDAEAEEETCPYVVKILSLMGRAPEKNIEVTPFEDLIPYYPTERIILETEPKVKWDNTAMRVVDLLTPVGLGQRGLIVAPPRTGKTVLQQAIANAVAINKPEAHLIILLIDERPEEVTDFRRQITTGEVIASTFDESPENHVHCAEMVIEKSRRMVEDGQHVIILLDSITRLARAYNALASNSGKILSGGVEANALQKPKRFFGSARNIEGGGSLTILGTALVETGSRMDEVIFEEFKGTGNMELHLDRALSDKRIFPAIEMAKSGTRKEELLYHPEEMAKVYGLRRAMKGVPPTDAMEMLITRIKKTTTNIQFLVGVNT is encoded by the coding sequence ATGAGCTCCGATCAATCAGACCTCGAGTTCGAGGCACAGCCTCCAGCCAAGAAGAAAACCGCTGCCAAGAAAGTGACCCGCAAGCGGGCCGCCCGTAAGACGGCAACGAAAAAGACTGCCCGCAAGAAGGTGGAATCCGATGGGAACTCAAGTACGGCGGAGGACAAGAGCTCTTCCTCCCGCGAGCCGGCGTTATCCCCACCTCCTGTCGTGAAGGACAAGGATGTACCGGAAGTTTACTCTTCAGATCTTGATACGCCCCCACCCAAGCCAGTTGAGCGCGCCAAGGAAACATCGGCCCACGAGGAGACCGACCGGAAGCAGAATGACGGTCCCTCCCGACCCTCCAGACAGGGACAGAATTCCTCAAGGGACAAGGATTCGGATGGCCGTGGACGGCGCGGGGATAACCGGGGCAATAAAGGGTATCGACAAAAGCCCTACACTCCGGGTAACCAGAAAAAGGGGCCAGGGCCTGGCAATCAGCCTAAGGGCAAGCGCCGGGACAAGCGCCGTCAGCGCGACGGGGATCGCCGCCCGCGGAAGAAGCGCGAGGGACCTGCCATCCGCGCGGAATGGGGCGAGTTGCCGTCACTGGAAGCCCTGCAGAAGCTCGAAACCATTGAGGTCCTTGCCACCGAAATCACGGATACTTCCAAGGAGCCGATTTTTCTCGATGACATCTGGACGCAGCCTTTCCTCGAACTTCGCGAATGGGCCCAGAAGGAATACGATTTGGGCGACCGCACATTTTCCGTGCGTCAGTCCCTTGTGGAGGCCATTCTTGATGCAGCCTTTGAAAAGAAACAACCCCTTCATTGCCGGGGAATTGTTGAGATTCTTGAAGACGGGACGGCCCTCGTTGTCTATGAAAACGACAACTACCAGATTCGTCCAGCGAGTGCGTTCCTGCCCAAGGCGCTTGTTCGCAAGTACGCGGTCAAGAAGGGAACGATCATCGAGGCTCAATTTCATCCACGCCGGAAAGCGTTACCTGATGACGCCATCGACAAACTGAAAAAGGCCGGGCGTGGTAACGAGGAAATCGACGCTATTCCAGATGGGGTTGAAGAGGATCTTGCCGCGGAAGCCCTCGCTGCCCTTTTCCCGCAGAATGATTACATGCAGGATGCGGAAGCCGAAGAGGAAACCTGTCCATACGTCGTGAAAATCCTTTCCCTCATGGGGCGCGCTCCCGAGAAGAATATCGAGGTGACGCCCTTTGAGGACTTGATCCCTTATTATCCGACCGAGCGGATCATCCTTGAGACCGAGCCCAAGGTGAAGTGGGACAACACCGCCATGCGGGTGGTTGATCTCCTTACACCAGTCGGCTTGGGACAGCGTGGATTGATCGTCGCCCCGCCGCGCACGGGGAAAACGGTCCTTCAGCAGGCGATCGCCAACGCCGTGGCCATCAACAAGCCTGAAGCCCATTTGATCATCCTTTTGATCGATGAACGTCCTGAGGAAGTGACGGATTTCCGTCGCCAGATCACAACAGGCGAAGTCATTGCATCCACTTTTGATGAAAGCCCGGAGAACCATGTCCATTGCGCTGAGATGGTCATCGAGAAGTCCCGCCGCATGGTTGAGGACGGACAGCATGTGATCATCCTGCTCGACTCGATCACCCGTCTGGCCCGCGCCTACAACGCGCTTGCCTCCAACAGCGGCAAGATTCTTTCCGGAGGGGTGGAGGCCAATGCCCTGCAAAAGCCAAAGCGTTTCTTCGGCAGTGCCCGAAATATCGAGGGCGGTGGCTCCCTGACAATCCTGGGAACGGCCCTGGTGGAAACCGGAAGCCGAATGGATGAAGTCATTTTCGAGGAGTTCAAGGGCACGGGTAACATGGAACTGCACCTTGACCGGGCGCTTTCCGATAAACGTATTTTCCCAGCCATCGAAATGGCCAAGAGTGGTACCCGTAAGGAGGAATTGCTCTACCATCCCGAGGAAATGGCCAAGGTCTACGGCCTGCGCCGGGCCATGAAGGGTGTCCCGCCAACCGATGCCATGGAAATGCTCATCACCCGTATCAAGAAAACCACGACGAACATCCAGTTCCTCGTCGGCGTCAATACCTAG
- a CDS encoding thymidine phosphorylase, with protein sequence MTPQSVIRLKRDGGELPEAAIKEFVSGAVDGSWSRGQIGAMLMALFQKGLSLEETRVLLEQMLHSGEVLDMEGIDTPVADKHSTGGVGDKISLVLAPLAAACGLAVPMLSGRGLGHTGGTLDKLESIPGFKVFLNSRELRKQVETIGCVIAGQTESIVPADKILYAMRDETSTVEHPSLVAASILSKKLAEGLDALLLDVKFGRGAFFEKFEDAEFLAQLMVDLGKAAGCRVGAWLTCMDAPLGRAVGNAVEVEECISIMKGEGPDQLADFICELVAGMLFLAGKDSSLESALEHARARLADGSALDRFRSMVAMQGGDVAIIESPEKLPQARVIHEVLYEESKPAWVRDVDARKVAEIVLETGAGRRNADDDIQHGSGISGLVCIGERIEPGDLLARIHAENSEQLEAWSTQLASAVSFSDEPVEPASLIIKQIM encoded by the coding sequence ATGACTCCACAATCAGTTATTCGCCTTAAGCGGGATGGCGGGGAATTACCCGAGGCCGCCATCAAGGAATTTGTTTCCGGAGCGGTAGATGGCTCCTGGAGCCGCGGACAAATTGGAGCAATGCTGATGGCCTTGTTCCAGAAGGGACTTTCACTTGAGGAAACCCGCGTCCTGCTTGAGCAGATGCTGCACTCTGGAGAGGTGCTCGACATGGAGGGTATTGACACGCCTGTCGCAGACAAGCACTCGACGGGTGGAGTCGGGGACAAGATATCCCTCGTCCTTGCACCACTTGCCGCCGCCTGCGGATTGGCGGTTCCGATGTTAAGTGGCCGTGGACTGGGGCACACCGGCGGGACACTCGACAAGCTCGAATCAATTCCCGGTTTCAAGGTTTTCCTGAATTCCCGCGAGTTGCGCAAACAAGTGGAAACGATCGGGTGTGTCATTGCCGGACAGACGGAGAGCATCGTTCCGGCAGACAAAATCCTGTACGCCATGCGCGATGAGACAAGCACCGTGGAGCACCCGTCCCTCGTTGCCGCCAGCATTCTTTCAAAGAAGCTCGCGGAAGGCTTGGATGCGCTCCTGTTGGATGTGAAATTCGGAAGAGGGGCCTTCTTCGAGAAATTTGAGGATGCTGAGTTTCTTGCCCAGCTGATGGTGGATCTTGGCAAGGCTGCGGGTTGCCGCGTAGGAGCTTGGTTGACCTGCATGGATGCCCCGCTCGGCCGTGCTGTGGGGAACGCCGTGGAGGTGGAGGAGTGCATCTCCATTATGAAAGGGGAGGGCCCCGATCAATTGGCGGACTTCATCTGCGAGCTCGTTGCAGGAATGCTTTTTCTCGCCGGAAAAGACTCCTCACTGGAGTCTGCTCTGGAGCATGCGCGGGCCCGGTTGGCTGATGGTTCAGCTCTCGATCGCTTCCGCTCCATGGTTGCCATGCAGGGAGGGGATGTGGCGATTATTGAAAGCCCGGAGAAGCTGCCTCAGGCGCGGGTCATTCATGAAGTGCTCTATGAGGAGTCGAAACCGGCCTGGGTGAGGGATGTTGATGCGCGCAAGGTCGCTGAAATTGTACTTGAGACGGGCGCCGGACGGCGAAACGCGGATGATGATATCCAGCATGGTTCAGGAATTTCAGGACTTGTCTGTATTGGTGAACGCATCGAGCCTGGGGATCTGCTCGCCCGGATTCATGCCGAGAACAGCGAGCAGTTGGAGGCGTGGAGCACACAACTTGCTTCTGCAGTTTCCTTTTCGGACGAGCCGGTGGAACCCGCCTCCCTGATTATCAAGCAAATTATGTAA